The genome window TTGCAAGTTTTGAACTGCTATTTCTTTTGCATTAGGCTGATATGGCTCAGTTATCTGATCTGGCCCTGCTCTTCCATCTTGTGCTGCTTTACTGACTGAGCATCCTCTGAcccctggctgctgctgatccagctaagataaacataacaaaagatgGAATATCTATGAGCAGCTTATAACTGAATTAATcacaataatgatgaaaaatatttccAAATAAACTAGTTTATGTCACTCCCTCCCTACTGTGAGTTCTTGACCAAGCTCATGAACTCACTCCTTAGTCGCTAATATTTCTTaccaataaaataatacatttacacatttacacaggcTTTTTAGTACACTGGCCTCAATATAAAACTGTACCTGGCCAGTTTACTTCTTTCATCTGACaaaatatatacacagacagatTATCATCACGCTAACATTTGTCACGATGcttaattaatgtgtgtgtgtgtgtgtgtgtgtgtgtgtgtgtgtgtgtgtgtgtgtgtgtgtgtgtgtgtgtgtagttgtatTACTCTCAGAACTACCACCGGAGGGTCCGTCAGCACTGCGCTAACTTCATGAGAGCCAACAGATGTAAATTTGAGCTGGTGAGTCTGAGATCGTTAACTAatgaatttattcattataccctcacctctgccctctcctccatcctcacctctgccctctcctccatcctcacctctgccctctcctccatcctcacctcgtcctccacctcggccctctcctccaccctcacctctgccctctcctccatcctcacctcaaccctcaactcctccctcacctcctctcttacatcctccctcacctccaccctcacctcagccctctcctccatcctcacctcgtCCCTCATCTCgaccctcacctcctccctcacctcctctcttacatcctccctctcctccaccctgtttttcagtttgttgaaggtTCCTTTGAAAAGCATCTGGGACGTGTGGAGAACCCGAACGTGAGCTGCTGTGCCCTTTGACCattgaatcactgtttttaccTGTGGATAGTTGTGGCaatgtgtgacagtgagtgtgttttttcaggagaCGGTGGGTCAGGTGGAGATCAAAGCTTTATCTCAGCTGTACAGGTGAGAGGCTCTCAGGTGTTCACTCACCTTCTGTGACCTCAATCAGTCAATCGCTTTCACCTACAGATCAGCTTAGGCCAGAGCTAGACCTAGATCAGAACTTgacttgggtgtgtgtgtgtgtggctgtgtctgtgtgtttctgtgtgtctatctgtgtctgtgtctgtgtgtgtgtgtgtgtgtgtgtgtgtgtgtgtgtgtgtgtgtaggtgttgttTCCTGATCTACGATTACCCGGGGATTCCAGCCAAAGTGATCTCAGAGGACAACTTCGTAGTTGAGGTGAATACTCTTATTTTTCCCTTTGATGGTTGTCATGACGATGAACATAGCAGGTCACATgacattcttctttgtgttttgattggcCAGCTCTGTCTTGTCTGTTGTCCAGGTGATGCTGTCCCACTCCATCAATGGTCACTATGACATCATTTACCCAAGGACTTACCACGCCTCTGCCGCCCTCCGTCAGTGTGAGTGCAGATCACTGATTGGTGGCTCAGTATGGTTGACAACTGTTGTGTGCAACATTTAGTGTCAGACCCACTGTGTTGGTCTTAGTGAAGGTTCACAGGTCAGAACCAGGTTCAGGTCAGAACCAGGTTCAGGTGAGATGTATTTCGATGGTGGTGTCGGTGAGATCATGACAGTGAGGGCCCTCACAAgtaaagaagaacaaacagtgttctgtctttgtgtctgtctgtctgtctgtctagcTCTCCTGTATGAGCTGTTCTACACTCGGGTGTTTTTGTCAGAAGAGACGGAGCTCTGTCAGGCGATGGAGGCCTGCAGAGTTGAAGGTCAGCGCTATAGACACAGCACACCTGAGGATCAAGCTCACAGGTACACACATTAATGTTCGACAGATTGACAGCTGATGTAGAGATGACATCATCGCACTGCCGTCAGATTTCTTGGCTTGATGtggatttctgtttgttgtccGTGATGTTCAGGTAACTGCTATAATGTCACTCTCtaacacacctgtgtgtttgtccagcagGGAGGATGTGGAGTCCGGGGGAGCTGCTGAAGAGACGCGAGGAGCTGTGACAGAGGGGGCaaaggtgggggtgggggtgggagtgGGGATGGTGGGGGAATGCATGATCCATGGTGTCACCTGCAGGTTTGTTCTGAAGCTCAAAGTGGGCGGGGCTCCTAGTCTCAGCTAATCTAAAAATGGTGAATGAAGCCCTGTTGATGAAACACGCCCACCTAGCTCAAAGCTACCAAACAGCTACGGCATGGCCATGCCCTTTTTATGTCTAACTTTAAGCCTTATTATATCTAAATGGGTGAGTTATAGAAAAACTCACCCCCCATACAGTTGTCAtgaccaaaactgtttttgtaccaggctgcaaacatttttatatctgctgtaaatttggacattttaacatgggAATCTATGGGGATTGACTTGCTTTTGAAGCCTCAGGTGGCCACTGAAGGAACTGCTGGTTTTTGCTTCCTTCTTCAGACTCGGGTCACTGCTCGTGTGAACAGAACTGAGCTTGGCTCATGGTGACTCACACATACGAGCTCTGAGTGGCTTTTCAGTTAAATTTGTaggtaataaaacataaactcgTCAGAGAAATGGAGcaaaattgaatgtttttattggtcAGTGTCCACTAGAAGCCCCGCCCCGCGCCAGACTGTCTCTTTCATATAAGGTGATGAGGTCTCTGGATGCAGAGTATTACAGAGATGTGGAGTTTAACATCCGGCTGGATACCTGCGAAGGTAACTGGTTACAtacatctgacagaaaaatatagaGGGTTTCTGTTGAGACAGTagttctgattgtgtgtgtgtgtgtgtgtgtgtgtgtgtgtgtgtctctctgtgtgtatatctgtgagtgtgtgtgtgagacagagatgcAGAAGACAGACTACAAGTTGTTTGCAGGAAGGCAGTACCTCCTGGGAGACAATTGTCAGGTAACATTACACTTCACGATACTGATGTTAATACTGAATCAGGGTCAGGACTGTGTATGTTGTGGACggcttttgttgtctgtctcaCATGTGGGTgtcatcacctccacctgtgtTTCAGGTGCATTTGGAGGCAATAGGGAAGTACTCCAACGCTTTCAATCAGGAAGTAGAAACAGACTCCACGGCCGTCACCCTCATCATCGAGGAACTCAGAAAAAAGTAACAAACCACTTATACCTGACACTAAGTTTAACCCTAAAACCAGACCCTCAGAACCCTCAGACAGATGAGGACAGATGGAGTGTGAGAGTTAAACTGATCTTTACAAAGAATTCTGAGACGTTGTGTggaaatatatttcacattgaaGGGGGTCAAGCTTTGAGGAGGTCTTGTCTGAGTTAGTTAGAGTTCagtacatctctgtctctgtctctgtctctgtgtcagacACCCGGACCTGAAACCAGTGAATCCAGTTCCTGCCTGGAATGTTGCTGCTCCTACCAGAACAGGAGACCTTGGTATATTTAACCCCCGTGACCCCCTCCTGACTTCTGTGACCCCCTCCTAACCTCTGTTATCCCCCTTATGACTTACTGTGACCCCATGCTGAGCTCCTTGACCCCCTTCTGATCTCTGTCACCCAATGCTGACCTCAGTGACCCCTTGCTGAACTCTGTCTTCATCTCGTTCTGTCCTCATCTAGACTTGGACTCTCGTGGTGGGCGTCATCATCGCCAGTGCAACTTCAGGAAGTTTCATGGTAGCAGTGGAGGGCCGGGTACGGAGATTCTGATGCCACCACCATCCCACAATGCAGGCCCAGCCCCCTCTGCACTACCCCCCCCCGTCCAGCCACCGGGTCACCCCCACCCGCCAACCCCGCCCTTCCCCGGAGCCAAGGCCAACCCCCCCACAGctcccccacaccaccaccccaAAGCCAGACCTCCTCGCTATGGAGCTTCCAGGTGGGACTTGTTGTCCTGGATGTTCAACAGGTTTGATTGGTCCACAACTGAACTGATTGTCgtgtatgtctgtctctctgtctctgtgtgtctgtgtgtgtctctgtctgcctcatgAATTCGGGCCGgatctcctcctgtttcctcagccatcatctgattggtccacaGTTGACCTACTTCCACCCTGGCAGTCGATATCATCACAACTACGAGAACTACACCTTCGGGTTAGGGTAAACGGCAACGAAACCAACACATGacaatattattgataataatattgttgattttaatattattgataatatcaCTGAACCCTCAGACCACTGAGGACAGACTGAGTCCCCTCAGACTGGTGACTTTGAGGAGGTCTGGTCTGAGTTAGAGTTCagtacatctctgtctctgcctctgtgtcagacGCCTGTTCCCCCCAACGGACCTGAATCCAGTTCCTGCCTGGAATGTTGCTGCTCCTACCAGAAATGGAGACCTTGGTATGTTTAACCTCTGTGATACCCTCCTGACCTCGGTGACCCCCCCCAACgaccccctcctcacctctgtgaTTCCCCCCTTATGACTCACTGTGACCCCTTCCTGACCTCTGTGACGCCCTCAACGACcccctcctgacctctgtgatcCCCCCCCTTATGACTCACTGTGACCCCCTCCTAACCTCTGTGACCCCCCCCTTATGACTCACTGTGACCCCCTCCTAACCTCTGTGACCCCCGGCTGACCTctgtgtccccctgctgaactctgtgttgATCTCATTCTGGCCCCATCCAGACTTGGACTCTCGTGGTGGGCGTCATCACCACCATTGCAACTTCAGGAAGATTCATGGTGGCAATGGAGGGCCGGGGACAGAGCTTCTGATGCCACCACCATCCTACTATGGAGGCCCAGCCCCCTCTGCACTACCCCCCCGCTTGCGGCAAGGGGGTCACCCTCACCCGCGGCCCCCGCCGGTCCCAGGAGCCATGGCCCACGACCCCTCTGctcccccacaccaccaccccaTAGCCAGAACTCCTGACTATGATGCCTCCAGGTGGGACTTGTTGTCCTGGATGTTCAACAGGTTTGATTGGTCCACGACTGAACTGATTGTTGtgtatgtctgtttctgtgtgtctctgtgtctatgtgtcagtttgtgtctctgtctgtagtctCATGGATTCTGGTCAAAAGCTCAGCCCACTTCCTCAAACGTCACCTGATTGGTCCACAGTTGACCTATTTCCactgtagtgggagactaccttccttatctgTTAAATTATTCCACTATGTGACCTTGGTAATCTGCTCAGAGTTAAAGTCCCAATCAGAGGcgaaacagctcagagactaaatccaaatcagaggcaagaacagctcagagattaagtccaaatcagaggcaagaacagctcagagattaaatccaaatcagaggcaagaacagctcagagattaaatccaaatcagaggcaagaacagctcagagactaagtccaaaacagaggtgaggcaggaagtcttcagtccaaaaaggtgtttattcgaagagaagaagttataaatccatgaggtaccccggggcaactgagaaatctctgCGGATCACCCACTTTTATACctggggtcaaggtcaccagtgcccACTTGGACCACCCCCCTTCGTCATGATCACACAAGACTGTTAtctactgttttcatttttgaatgtgttatgtaaaagcctacaaaatgtctcacccaggcccctatctgtggccttgggtgagctgtggctgcactcgttgctcattcattttaacattgtgatCGTAAAGGGTGAATCAAAAACTGGTCTTTTATCAGGCTCAAAACTCATTATTAGAGCATCATTTGGGACTACATGGGACACTCCCAAATCTATTTATATGAATGATCATAACCTAGATTTATTTGCCATTACACCACCCTGGAAGACGATATTATCACAACTACGAGAACTACACCTTCAGGTCACGGTGAACGGCAACGAAACCACCACATGACAATTttattgatgataataatattgttgattttaatattattgataatatcaCTGAACCCTCAGACCACTGAGGACAGACTGAATCCCCTCAGACTGGTGACTTTGAGGAGGTCTGGTCTGAGTTAGTTAGAGTTCagtacatctctgtctctgcctctgtgtcagacTCCTGTTCCCCCCAACGGACCTGAATCCAGTTCCTGCCTGGAATGTTGCTGCTCCTACCAGAAATGGAGACCTTGGTATGTTTAACCTCTGTGGTaccctcctgacctctgtgactCCTCCGAATTTtgtgacacccccccccccccgacttcTGTGAATCCCCAACGATCCCCTTCTGACCTCTGTGATCCCCCCCTTATGACTATCTGTGAACCCCTTCTGACCTCTGTGATCCCCCCTTGTGACTATTCTGACCCACCCTGACCTctgtgtccccctgctgaactCTGTCTTGATCTCGTTCTGGCCCCATCCAGACTTGGACTCTTGTGGTGGGCGTCATCACCGCCATTGCAACTTCAGGAAGATTCATGGTAGCAGTGGAGGGCCGGGGACAGAGCTTCTGATGCCACCACCATCCTACTATGGAGGCCCAGCCCCCGCTGCCCGACCCCCCCGCGTCCCGCCCGCggggccccccccccccccaaccccgcCGTTCCCAGGAGCCATGGCCTACCACCCCTCTGctcccccacaccaccaccccaTAGCCAGACCTCCTCGCTATGGAGCTTCCAGGTGGGACTTGTTGTCCTGGATGTTCAACAGGTTTGATTGGTCCACGACTGAACTGATTGTGgtgtatgtctgtctctctgtctctgtgtctctgtgcgtctatgtgtctatgtgtcagtgtgtgtctctgtctgtagtctCATGGATTCTGGTCAAAAGCTCCGCCCACTTCCTCAAACGTCACCTAATTGGTCCACAGTTGACCTATTTCCACTGTAGTGGGATACTACCTTCCTTATCTGTTAAATTATTCCACTATGAGACCTTGGTAATCTGCTCAGAGTTAAAGTCCCAATCAGAGGAGAACCAGCTCTGAgtctaagtccaaatcagaggcaagaacagctcagagattaagtccaaatcagaggcaagaacagctcagagactaagtccaaatcagaggcaagaacagctcagagactaagtccaaatcagaggcaataacagctcagagactaagtccaaatcagaggcaagaacagctcagagactaagtccaaatcagaggcaagaacagctcagagactaagtccaaatcagaggcaagaacagctcagagactaagtccaaatcagaggcaagaacagctcagagactaagtccaaatcagaggcaagaacagctcagagattaagtccaaaacagaggtgaggcaggaagtcttcagtccaaaaaggtgtttattcgaagagaagaagttataaatccatgaggtaccccggggcaactgagaaatctcctcGGATCACCCACTTTTATACctggggtcaaggtcaccagtgcccACTTGGACCACCCCCCTTTGTCATGATCACACAAGACTGTTATctactattttcatttttgaatgtgttatgtaaaagcctacaaaatgtctcacccaggcccctatctgtggccttgggtgagctgtggctgcactcgttgctcattcattttaacattgtgatcgtaaagggtgaaaaaaaactggTCTTTTATCAGGCTCAAAACTCATTATTAGAGCATCATTTGGGACTGCATGGGATATTCCCAAAtctatttatatgcatgatcataACCTagatttatttgccactacacCACCCTGGAAGACGATATTATCACAACTAAGAGAACTACACCTTCAGGTCACGGTGAACGGCAACGAAACCACCACATGACAattttattgataataatattgttgattttaatataatGGATAATATCACTGATAATATTACTGATAATTATGATACTGACATTAATATTGACAATAATGATATCACAGTGAACATCTGTCGGTATTTTCACCACTAAGTGAACAGTCACAGGAAGTCATAAGACACCAGATTACCATGACAAcctcatttcaaaataaagacatgtctGAATATTATTGATCTTTATTAACTTGCTTTGTGTACAATTCTGAAAATGTCCTACATTGGTGCCCCCAGTGGTCATAAAGAACTCTAACATTAGAATAACATTAAAGGTTAAATTTAAGTAATGCCcgtgtcctgtttgtttgttctccaaTCAGTCGAAGTTGCCATCAGCTGGCTGCTCTTAATAAAGAGTGTCAGTTTGGTTTCTCAGAGCCGATGGAGGACCTATCTGATATGGACCCAGCCATCGTGTGCTACCAGCTTGAGGGCGGGGACACCGTGTTCCCTCTACTGCCGGTGAGAAAACTAAAACTGCCAGATGATTGAAGAAATGTGTCTAGGAAGTGGGAATGTGAGGTTCATGAACCAAAGACGTAGGTCCTCTGATACGCACTCAAAGTCTGACTTTAGACTCTTGATTTCAGACTTTGACTTTAGACTCTGGACATAGCCTAAACATCTGGACAGGGAGGGACAGGATGCAGAGACAATGATGGGGTCATGTCGGTGTACAAACATTAACCACATCTgtataatgttaatattaaagtAAATCAGGTAAGTCAGCCGACCTCTGACCCTGCTGTCGTCAGTGAGAGGGGGAGTGAGTGGGGAGGACTCAGTGATTTACTTGCAGGTTTTTTCTATCATATATGAGAATGGTCACATGCCCTACATTAGTGTTTCACTTTTGTGTTACTGCAGAAGAAACATTAAAGATGGAGTCACAAAGGAGGACAAGGAGATCCAGCTGCTACCCTGCAGAAGTTCGAATGTTCTTGAtgcataagaaaaaaacattgttttagtTTACAGTTCTGTTCCAGATATTCAAATAAAGGTAGGACATTTCAGACTCACTGATTAATGTTTCAAAATTCTAAGTCTTCTTCTTTCACATCGCTGTGTGCCTGACTCTCTTCAAAGATAAGTTCTAAGCCCTCCAGCCCTGACAGCTAAATCTTTTGGTTATACTGATGATGGAAGATTCTGTACTGTGATGGAGAGGTACTGATATCTTCGGAGCCCCCCTTGTAGTGCAGGTACAGTCATTTAGTGTGAGAAAATGCTGTTAGAATACATCATTTCTTAGAATATTATAGCATATGCTTgtgcatgtctctgtgtgtttgtgtcgtgtatgtggctgtgatgtgtttctgtgtgtctctgcggATGCAGGTCAAATTGATCCAGAGACCATATGAAGGACCATGCCCTATCTGGGTAGgtctctgtgtgtctggggCTCCCTACAAGAATGTGAATGCTCAGTTCACAAAAAGGAAAACCTTGCTAGTAATATGAGAGCACAAAAAATGGAGTTCATACAGcatattcatgatttatttagtgtttgtttaaaatacattacCTGTATTGTAACATGCACATTTAGTTAGTGATGTATATTCAACAGTATGTTAGGTTAGTTTGACTTAggttttttctaattttttgtttcgttttaCCAGTGCCCCAGGGTTCCTGTTGTCCTTGCTGGAGTTCATCTGGCTGGATTGGCAAAAGTATAGGCCCAGGGCAGTGGCCACAGTTCAAGAAGTGCCAATGAGACTGAACCAAGAGCTGCTACAATAGGGGGGAATTGGGGTTATTGAGTTTAGTTCATTAGTAGTTAATGTATTAATGCGTTGTGTCATTCCTCTTGTGTGTCTTTGGGCCTGATCAGCCACTATTGAACCCCCCTGTGTTCTTTATTTGTTAGGTTGGTCACAAAGGAGGTTGATGACATGCATGAAGATGCATAGAAAATTCTTGAAGTCATAATGTTTTTGAGAAAGAAACCAATTGGTTGTGTATAGTTCAGTTCTACATGTtcaattaaaactaaaacatttcacatgtgtggacttttcttttaaagcagaaatggtAATACATTTAACAC of Acanthopagrus latus isolate v.2019 unplaced genomic scaffold, fAcaLat1.1, whole genome shotgun sequence contains these proteins:
- the LOC119016230 gene encoding putative bifunctional UDP-N-acetylglucosamine transferase and deubiquitinase ALG13, yielding MKKALNKFYVDMDKYLYSLGLYRKMVARDACSLFRAVSERLYYSQNYHRRVRQHCANFMRANRCKFELFVEGSFEKHLGRVENPNETVGQVEIKALSQLYRCCFLIYDYPGIPAKVISEDNFVVEVMLSHSINGHYDIIYPRTYHASAALRQSLLYELFYTRVFLSEETELCQAMEACRVEGQRYRHSTPEDQAHREDVESGGAAEETRGAVTEGAKCPLEAPPRARLSLSYKVMRSLDAEYYRDVEFNIRLDTCEEMQKTDYKLFAGRQYLLGDNCQVHLEAIGKYSNAFNQEVETDSTAVTLIIEELRKKHPDLKPVNPVPAWNVAAPTRTGDLDLDSRGGRHHHHCNFRKIHGGNGGPGTELLMPPPSYYGGPAPSALPPRLRQGGHPHPRPPPVPGAMAHDPSAPPHHHPIARTPDYDASRWDLLSWMFNRLLFPPTDLNPVPAWNVAAPTRNGDLDLDSCGGRHHRHCNFRKIHGSSGGPGTELLMPPPSYYGGPAPAARPPRVPPAGPPPPPTPPFPGAMAYHPSAPPHHHPIARPPRYGASRWDLLSWMFNSRSCHQLAALNKECQFGFSEPMEDLSDMDPAIVCYQLEGGDTVFPLLPKKH